From a single Rosa rugosa chromosome 7, drRosRugo1.1, whole genome shotgun sequence genomic region:
- the LOC133720097 gene encoding NDR1/HIN1-like protein 26, which produces MATPAGYPSAPPYPYPSPPPEDLPAGTNPANNPQTTGPTRRTSLGENIGNFVAALFVLIILTALISIAVWMFYSITMESPELPEFKIESATVSQLNTEGSLTATWDITFLASNPNRKYKMYYDIVLASVLYQYGNTVIRLGPTPRLHPLIPFSLKERNHTRVHFKLGVVREWFGDGVAQQISYDRSRGLVTFGVRMAAAVRFKARLRPSEHYVLLVSCDRVDFGFSRNNETGVLTGQSGACSVESR; this is translated from the coding sequence ATGGCTACTCCGGCCGGCTACCCATCCGCCCCACCCTATCCCTATCCATCCCCACCACCAGAGGACCTCCCCGCGGGGACAAATCCAGCCAACAACCCCCAGACCACTGGGCCAACTAGGCGTACCTCCCTCGGGGAGAACATCGGCAACTTCGTGGCCGCACTCTTCGTCTTAATTATACTCACAGCCTTGATCAGCATCGCCGTTTGGATGTTCTATTCGATAACCATGGAGAGTCCAGAACTTCCCGAGTTCAAGATCGAATCAGCCACCGTCTCCCAACTCAATACGGAAGGCTCCTTGACCGCCACGTGGGACATCACTTTCCTCGCCAGTAACCCTAACCGCAAATACAAAATGTACTACGACATCGTCCTTGCATCGGTCCTCTACCAGTACGGTAACACCGTTATCAGGCTAGGGCCAACGCCGCGTTTGCATCCCTTGATTCCCTTCTCCTTGAAAGAGAGGAACCACACACGTGTCCATTTCAAGCTAGGAGTGGTGAGGGAGTGGTTCGGCGATGGCGTGGCACAACAAATCTCGTACGACAGGTCTCGCGGATTGGTGACATTTGGGGTTAGAATGGCCGCTGCGGTGAGGTTCAAGGCTAGGCTACGGCCTTCGGAACACTATGTGCTGCTGGTCTCCTGTGATCGGGTCGATTTCGGGTTTTCTAGGAATAATGAGACCGGCGTATTGACGGGTCAGTCTGGAGCGTGCTCTGTGGAATCTAGGTAG